GCGTGGTGAACAGTTGGATGACTGGGTATGGCTCTTCCACCCGTGCCTTTGTAACCCCCCACCCAATGACTGGTGGGACTGTGCTGACAGGGTGTGAGACCCACTGAGAGAGGGGCCTGGTCAGCTTTGCCCTTGCGCTGGGCTGAGTGAGCCACCCCGGAAGCAGAAAGGAACCCCACATCCCTCAAGGACGAAAAGCCACCACTGGGACCCTGCCTGAAGTGAGGGAAACAGTGGAGGCCACGGCGCCGAGATCCTGAGGCAGAGCAGGGGGCAGCGCTGAGACCATGAGACCCACGGAACTAGGCAGAGGCCGAGGACCAGAGACATGTCCGCCCGCATGGCAGAGAGACGCTGTGGAGGTACCCTGTGAGCTTCCCCAATAAACTCACCACGGCGAGTCCTGTGTGGGCACTGCGACACACCCGATTGAACCCGAGAGAGAAGTAGAGTGCAGTGGGAGGGACGGAGGGTGGGGGCATGTGGCAGTCGGTCTTGGGCTGGTGTGGACATGGGTTCTCCTTCTTCTTTGTGTAGCCATGGTGGgggtcagatgtggcccccacACTATTTTCTTCCGAGACCTAATCCCTAGAAAGGAGCTTCTATTGGTCGGTCATACATTGTCTGTGTTTTTGCCATTTAGTTTATCTAGGAAGATGTTGCAAACCAGTGCAGGCATGTATCTGCCTGGTTCTTTAAATCCTGATTGCAAACTCCTGCAAATGTGCGCAAAGCGATGTTCTGGGGCAGCAGTTCTATGTTCctatcatgagggagaggggaatgagcCATCAAGAAAGACACACAAGGGCACAGATGTACAAACCGAGAATATAACATTTTATTGACCTCCAAATTAGGTGTATTATACAGATTATAATACATATCTTTGGACAACGTATAAAACAAAGAACATACTGTAGAAAGAACTATTGGTCTGAAGCTGCCTGAGGGGACAGCTTGAATTCGGGACGTTCGTAGTAGACACATTTCCCACTCCCTGAGGCTGAGAGGAGAAACGCCGGCGGGCGCTCACATGTCACTCCAGGACAGCTTATCCCCACTGTGCTTACAGGCAACTGCGGAGTCCTGGCCCGGTCACGGGGGTCCAACGTGAGGGACGCCAAGTAGGGCACAAAAGAACCACAGCATAGGGGACTAATATAAATATTTCTGCTTTTCGCACAGTCCTCCAGCGAGTTTCCTCAAGTCACGGTCTGGAGTCTATCCCTCGAGTTGCCTTCCAGTTATTGCTAGAGGGGAAAAGCAGAAAGGCCCTAGTTAAAGGATCAGAATGTGAGGGCCGGCGGCACTGGCCCCCGCTCTGGGTGAGGGGAGTGCATTGCACCCCGTGTGGTAGAGAGGGCCGTGGGGTGGGGAGTGTTTGTGAGTAGGATGCAGTGGGGTTCCCCACCCTGTGGAGGGCAGGGGGACACGAAGTAACCCCAACACAGGATCCCTCGGGATGGAAGAGGAGGCGctctcccactccctgcctggccTTCCCGGGAAGCAGGCCCACTCACCTTggccttgttctggactgggagaTACAGTTTGAACTCTGCCGGCAGTTCGTCTTCTGAATAGAGTCTGTCTGAGAAGTAGACCCGTCGGATGCGACAGTTCGCATGGATCTGTGGGTACAGGATTTGCTTTGAGGAGCTAAGCATCCTTGTTTTACCCCCTCCCATGGTGCTGACAAGACTCCGTCTCCTCAgcttggctgggggtgggggtgggggtggttctgGCAGGGGCAAggcctgctgcatcttcctcgaTCCCCTTCAAGGCTGGAGCCATCTGCACCATGACCCGGGGCCTTAAGGTGGTCTCAGACAGCGCacagcctccctcccctcctgagGTGGCCCCTGGAAAGCGGCCAGCACCTGCACTCGGAGGGTCTCAATGTAATTTGTGCCGTAGGCCCGCCGGGTGAAGTCGGACAGGTTGAACTGGATCTGGTTCCAGCCATCATCCAGCCGCATGGGCATGGTGCAGATGAAGGGCTTCACACGTGTGGTGCTCTGGTAGTTACTGGCCCTGAACCGCCGCCGAACATTCTTGTCATCGAGCACCTGTGAGATGGGGGGAAGGGGCATTTCAGACAGGGTCTACGCTCAGAGCCAAAGCTCAATGGAACTCAACAGCCCAGACACCAGTCATACGGATGCAGACAGGCCGGAAGTAGTGAGTTTATCTTGTTTGTTGCCAAGACAACACCAGCTGTGTCTGACTTCTGAGGGCGACTCTCAAGACCACGGGATGACTTCATACGAGGTCTTCCCACTGCAAAATCAAACCTACTCCAGTTGAGACCACTAATAGGCGACTCACTTGCCAGACGGGCACCCTGCTAACCTTTACGCTCTGGAATCCTGCCGTCACAGGCTGGCGTTCCTAGGTGGCTACGCTGCCGGAAGACCGGGCAGGGAAGTTTGAGGTCGAATACCACATTGAATGCAGAAAGGCAAGAGCGCTACACTAACAGCAGGGGAAGAAGAGGTGGATGTGTCTGGCTCGTTCCCGAAGGCCCTGCTCCGGGCAGGTGGAAAGGCTCCCCCTTTAGTACCCGGCCACGTGCCGCACTCACCTGAACCTCAAAGGTGAAGTATTTCTTGAGGTTTTTTATAATCATGACAAGGAAGGGAAGCTTGATCCCCAGGGTCTTCTTGGGGTCGGCGGGGCACGTGATGTAGGTGGTGCTGTGGAGAGAGCAGCACAGTGGGCACACACTGCTGCCGTCCCCCCGGGGAGTGATGCAGGGCGGCACGGGCCCCCGGGAGCCCCACAGCCGGCTTCGGCGGGTGCTCTAAAGGTAAGCTGTGCTCATACCCGGGCCCAGCCCACCACAGCTCCGGACAGGGCTCACCAGAGCACAGCACATCTGGGGAACAGCATCTGACCAACTGGGCCTTAGGACCTTCCTCCAGGCCCGTCACAGAAACAGCCATTGTGCTCCACAAGGACGATCAAATAACAGAATCCAAACACCGAGACCCTGCGGCGTCAAAAAGCACGCCGGCTACCCTTCCCCTGATCCGGATTGCTACAGGCAGTGTGTCCTCACCCCGCCCGGGCCCCCGAAGGCTGAGTCGTACGTAGCTTATGCTTCCAGTGCTAAGCATGTGCTAAGCGTGGCTTTAAGTGCGTGGCATGCATTCCCGTACTGACTTCACCGTCTACCGTTCTCCCACTTGGCAGATGGGGAAGCCAAGGCCTGGGGGATGAGGTGGCCAGGCACCTGTGAGACGAACCACCGTGACGTATTGCCTCCCTGGCCTGCCCACAATGtctctggggagtgggggtggcctACCTTACGTTTGTCCCCTCGATCTCCAGGACCAGGGACTGGATGTCATTGTCAGTGATTCGTTTGATGTGACCATTCCGCACCTGCCAAGGAGGGAACTGATTGATCAGTACTGAAATCCTGTGAAGCAAGCCACAGGGTTTCTGAAGTCCGAGGATGGTTGAGCATGTCCATTTAGGGGCACCCAGAGCAGGCCAGGGGCCATGACAACACACTAGTTTGTGACAATGTTTGCTGACGCTTAACAACTAAGCAAAGCCATCACATGGCCATGGGGCTCCCAGGGATTAATGTCTCTTTGAAGAAATCAGCTCAATCAGATCCAACGAATACTTGTCACGTGCTTACCAGGCACCGAGTTCACCTGCAGGCTCTCACTTGATTCTCAGGACAGAAACCACAGACGGTGGCACAGATGTGGACAGAGACCCAAGGTGCGAGAGTCGGGGGGCACAGCACACACGGCCTCACATACATGTACCTTTGGCAACGAAGCGCTGAGACCCCCCACAAGTCAGGCGCGTGAGTACAAGCCATCACCACCGGGTTGGCTCCTCCACAGGCTTCCTTGTCGTCCCCTTCCCCCAAGTTCCTACTGCAAGTGCGTGCTCGGGTCTGTCTGTgccacccacagaggcagccttCTGTAGCCTCTCCAGCCCTGCTGACCTCTCCACCCCCTGTGCTGTTGCTCTGCCATGCGCTCTAGGCCCGAGCTTAGCACTTCATCCGCCACGGCTTTATCCTGCGACCGCACGCTCAGGAAGTTCACGATTCTGCATTGAACGCATTCTTTCCCCTCACAATATTTAGGAAAGCAGCATTACCTTCCAACACGACATGCCAAAGTACCTAACCTAACATGGACAGAGCAGAGGGGCCTTCTGGAACGCGGTAACATGGGAGCTGCCCAGCCAGGCACAGAACAGTCAGCAGGAGAAGGGCACAGGTGGGCTTCCCCAGCACGGGCAGACGGCGCTGGTGGGTTTTAAGTCACTGACTCCACCCGACGGAAGCTGGCTGGTTCGCTCACTCACCAGGGAGCGCGAGTGGTGGGGAGCCGTGTGGCTGTCTGTGCTTTCCAACAGTCAGTACTAAAACGGCATCTCTCGGAGCTCTCCGATGAGTTCCCCAGGCGACAACTGCTactcagcctttttttttttttttttgagagggaTCTGTGTAAGTGCCTGCGGGCTAGATGTGTTTCACGTCCTGGGACCCAGCAGGCCGTCGATCTGGCAGGAGGCCAGGAGAGAAGAGGCGGCAAGGTCTGAATCCGAGGGCCTGAAATGACAGGCTCCTTGTCTGACAGTACAGGGGAGCTGAGGGGCAAGCGCAGTCAGGTCAGCATGGAGCCGGGGCTTCGGggccataggatgcctggtgtctGGACGCAAGCGTAAGCAGTCCAGGGACGCTCTAAAGGAGTCGGGCAGGTGGAGTCTTGCTGTGCTTTTCCAGCTCCACACACACGGACAGTTCCTCAGTTCCGACACTGCACAAGCAGGTTGCACACAGGTGCCTTCTAAGTTTGCTGTCAAgcaaaaactcacagccatcaagtcgatgccaactcatgccGACCCTggcggacagggtggaactggctgTGGGATGACACCTAGCTGTGCTCCCGAAGGGACCCTGCAATCCGTGGAGGCATCCATGTGCGTTTCTGACACCCACGTGACTGATGGATTCGCTAGGACAGACACAGGCACTCCTTAGGCAGTCCTTGTGCATCTGCGTGTCTCTCTCAtttctttcctctccctctcccctgccccttaCCCTTCAAGTCTGCTGCTTCCCTCTTGTAACAGTGGCCTTGAACAGGGCTGTCTTTCCGCCAAATGCCCCCGTGAAGTGAGGTGACCGACAGTGCcgtcactgctggtttccagggaTGCAGTTCACTTGCCCACTCCTGCACAGGTGACCACTTCAGTTGTTCCCAGCTGTTAGCTGTCGTGGATGCGCTGTGATAATCTGTccgtgttttgttctttatttctccgGGGTCTGGTCCGAGCAGTGACTGCTGGGGCCTGTGCTGTCCCTGTTCGCACTGGTTTAAAGAAGCGCCGTACTGTCAGAGTGGAGTCTTGCGTGCTCGAAGCTCGAGAGTAAGTGCCATGCAGTAAGCATCCTTTGTCTCGTCCACAGGCTTAGCACTGTGGAAGGCACTCAGTCAGCACATGTTGGCTTTGGAATTTGTCGCCCTGCGAATTGGCGCACCTAGGACTAGGTTCAGGGAGGATCCTGCCATCACAAAGCCCCAGAGGAGGTCACGAAGCACAGCTACCACTGTGCTCTCCCACAAAATGTCCCTTGGTGGCCCCGGTCAGAGAGAGAAGGGCCCTCAATCTCTGCCAGTGGAGCATGCCTCGGGTTGGCAAGACACGGCGTCACATTGAAGTGCTTCCCAAACAAAGCTGGCGGCATCCAGTGACCTCCTGCTCTGAATTCTGGGCCTCTTTCCAAGGGAGACTGAGCACACAAAGAGGAGCACATCAGTGCTGCCCACCGTCCCCACATGCACACTCCCAACCAAAGAGGAAGCACGCCGCCTACACTTTCTGGGCCACAGCTGCCGGGGAAAATCCGCCAGACCTGTTAGTGAAGAGAGAATCCATCAAGAAACAGCCCCGCTGATAGGAGCTGGCGGTCCTCCAGGAAGTGCCAAACACGCATGTGGGATCGGAGCGCTCGGTGGCCTCAAAAGGCATCACTCTTTCTTCAAAGGGCTGCAGATCAAACACATGGGAACACCGCAAGGGCTACAAAGTCATTAGGAGCTAAAGCAGCAGCTTGCGATTTATCCAGCCCTCAAATCAAACCTCTCCAAAGGTCTCAGCCAGAGACAATGAGAAGCATCGCTTGGGCCCAGAACTCCCAGCTACATCTGTTCCGGTGGAAACGTGAAGGCCGTGGCCCTCTGGCATCTCAGAGATCAGTGGATGCCTGCACCCCACACTCCAGCAGGCCCGACAGTCAAGTGGTGAAAGAAAAGAATGGTGCCAAGCACTGTGCATGAACACCAGCGGCCAGAAGCCAGAGCCGGAGCTGGACCTTCAATAACTTCCTAAGGAGAAAAAATCTCTCAGCCACAGTCAGAGTAACTCACAACATGAATTAATGCTAATGCAGGTCACCAAACCAGAGAACTGGGAGGAAGAAAGGGCGGCGTGCTTTAAAGAGGTGTCCCTCTGCAGTTTtaacctctcactgccatcgagtcaattctgactcacagcgaccccatcagGAAGGATAAGACAggcctgtccctgtgagtttccaagaccctaactctttacaggagtagaaaggtttgtctttctcctgaggaactggctggtggatttaaactgctaaccttgcagttaactgCCAATGTGTCCTCACAGTGCCCCCAGGGCTCGTCTGTTTTAACCTGTCCTGGGTAGGACAGGCTAAATGAAATACAAAAAACCCCAGGAGACCGATAAACCCCTCAAAAAGGACCCTCACACCACAAGCTGCCAGAGCTTGGAATGCAATGAAACTTGGTGTTAATTATGACTTTTATACTTCATAAATTTTACAGGGTGGTAAATACAAATTTATAAGAGGGGTGCCTTAGAAGCAATTAAGaacattataagagctgtaagagcccccaataaaatattcttttttaaaaaaagaaccgaAGGTGTTCCTGagtagtgcaaatggttaattcAATCACCTGCACCAGAAAGTCACACCTGCCCAGGGGTGCCTCCatagaaaggcctggtcatctactTTTGACACACCGGCCCCTGAAACCCTGTGAGGACTGATACGCAGGGCCCGCCTGAGCTGTGGCACACTGAAAGGGTAAATCTCCAAAGCTGCCTTTCCATGCTCTAAAGAGGAGATCtcaagggaaggggtggggaggggccttTGGGGCAAGGCCTCCACCTGGCACTAtggccactcccccccccccgcccccgtctgGTCCAAACACTTGTAACAAGATGCACGTCCTCAGAAAGCACACGTTTCTGTCCTTGGCACTGTCCGGTCCAGGAGTCACAGTGGCCTGGTGTGGAAATGAACTGAAACTGTCCTACCAGCTGGTACCGCGTGGCGGGAGCCGACTTTCACCTCCATCTCTGGGTCAGAAAGCTTGAGATTCACTAGTGACTTCTGCGTTACAAATCCAGTTTGTGTTCTGTGACACACTCTCACTCTGTGGCCCTCAGAGTGTTTCCTTGCTGCAGCCAGAACTTACAGCCAGGCTTACGTGACTTGTTCTATGAACCTCGTCCCTCCTCCCATGAGCGGGAGGCTCCGAGGGGCTTCAGCACCTGGGCGCCCAACAGTGAGCAGCTCAGAGTCTCTGCCACACCAGGAAGGGGACCTTCAAAAGCCCTGGCAACCACTCTGTCAGAGTTTCCATGGTTGCTGGGGCAACTGATAGAGAacactgatttttttccccccccttcaATAGaagtcccagggaggagggtcaCGCTGAGGGGAAAAAATACTGGAAGCGGGAGGAAGCTGGCCATTGCTCTAGGTTTCTAAgaaggctttaaaaaaaataacacatgAATTGtgttctctctccccctctccactTTCATTTTTCTGGCTCCACCTACTTCTCCTGGCAGACAGCTGAACCCTCAGCCATCTGGCGTGCCCGCCTGAATGACATATGTTCCAATTTACATTAAGCCATCAGAGCTGCCCTTTCCTGAGGGAAGAGTCGGCCCTGGGGAAGGGGCTGGGCACCAGCACAGACCCACAGGTGGCGGGCGACCTCTGGGGGAAGAGCTGGGTATAGCTCCAGCCGACAGACAGGGACTATCCAGAACGCAGGCAGGTGACACCAGACATTTAAAAGCCCATGAAGCCCGAGCCACTCTGTGCAGTTCGGATCTGTCTCCTGAGCCCAGGCTTAGGGGAAGTGAGAGCAAAGACCACCACCTGAGTAACCCAGGTTAGTCTGGAGGAAAAAATGCAATTTTATCACCTTCGTGTCCAAATGTCATCCTTTGTGGTACTCAATCCAACCGCTGGGGGGCCTGCCGTCAACCGAGCATGTCCCAACAAGGTCAGATGATCAAAAGCTGGAGTGGGGGGccttcccctgcccccgcccccggaGAAGATACTTGGTCAGACTTGGATGGGGAATGGGAACCTAGCGCTACCAGCACGGACAGTAAGTCAGACTTCGGGCGCTAACTCTTAGTTTGGGAATGAGGGGAAGAAAGCAATGTTCATGAAGTAACACCCTCATTTCTCAGGAGGTGGggattttagggtttttttttcactAATGATTAAAAACAGATACCATTTTACACAGGCATGAAGAAACTTGAACCCCATGGTACTTTCCCGACAAACCAGAGCTCATTTTAAACACAACACgccactgccatccaggtgaCTCTGTGACTCGTAGTAACCCCAAGGGGGAGttctgaagctgtgaatctttccaggagcggctgctgggtttgaagcaGTCCAACAGGGACCTGaaagcaccgccagggctcctgacatGACACAGAAGAGTCCTCTAACAAATGGGAATTTTCCTGGCCTTAGAAGCTaaggaaataggaaagaaaaTCCTAATTTCGCCTTAAAGTCTTGGCTTGAAAATTCACAAACATCTCTATACTAAGGAGGCTGAATCACTGGAATACAGATCTTAAGGAAACCCATTCTAACTGTGACATAACAATGCAAAGGAAGCTGAGGTGCTATGAATGTATATGAGCTGTAAGCAGCCCAAGGGCACAAAGGTTAAGGTCTGTGGAGCTGAAACGCAAACAGACCTGGTGATGTTTCATGAAGACTGCACACAGGCAAGGAGGTGCTTTCTACAGGCTCAGGGTGAGGCAGGCCTGACTAGATGGCACACAATAAGGGCAACCTATAAATCAGCAGTCCGGAGTCCTGAAAGGCCCCTCTGAGGATGTGTCTCTGAACTGTGACCTAGAGGAGACCCATggagatgagggagggagggtggctcCCAGCAGAGGGGCCAGGAAGTCCAAAAGCTGGCGGTGAGTGAAAACAGACCTTCTTGCAGTTCCGTTGGAGGCTGCTACTAAGAGGGAGGGACACCAGGTGAGGTGAGAGCCAGAACAAGTCAAACCCTCATTTCTGAAGATTACATCCACTCCTTACTCATCAACACAGTTAGGCTCCAAAGTCCTAATGTGGACACCGGTGTTACAGGACCACATCCGATCACAAAATGAAGGATGAGTACATAGTGACACAAATGTCAAATCACCGAGAATCATGGACGAGTTACAGTGGCACAAAGCCGCCGCGCCAATGTTCCTCTCACCACTTCCTGGGGATCGATTCGCTAGACATACAGGATCACTGCACTACAGACTGCTTTTACTATTGTTAAAATGCAAAATGCCACATAATGAGCAAGTCTGTAGGGAGGAGTAGGTATATTTATTACTGAAATCAAAGGCAGAAATCTTTTCTCCATAAGCTCAGAAAGTGTTGTGAAATCAAAATAACCACTAAAAACGGCACCAGGGTTAATAATGGACCTGCAGGCGAAGGTCAGAGCCAGGCCCAGATAAGTGGGGGCAGTCCTCCCCACCAGCCAGTCTTAATCTCCGAGAGCAGGGAAAATGTCTCCCTAACAACAGATCCCTAAGTTCTACACAAGGCCTACAGACAGATCCCTAAGTCTACACAATGCTTACAGACAAATCCCTAAGGCTACACAAGGCCTACAGACAGATCCCTAAGTCTACACCAGGCCTACACACAGATCCCTAAGGCTACACTAGGCCTACACACAGATCCCTAAGTCTACACAATGCCTGCACACAGATCCCTAAGTCTACACAATGCCTGCACACAGATCCCTAAGTCTACACAATGCCTACACACAGATCCCTAAGTCTCCACAAGGCCTACACACAGATCTCTAAGTCTCCACAAGGCCTGCACACAGATCCCTAAGTCTACACCAGGCCTACACACAGATCCCTAAGTCTCCACAAGGCCTACACACAGATCCCTAAGTCTACACCAGGCCTACAGACAGATCCCTAAGTATACACAatgcctgcacagagctgctgctCAAGAAATCGCTGACAAGtatttcctcctcttcctttgTCTCATGGGGGAAATTCCACTGCCAAAGTTTCAGATAAGTCTACGTAAGAGGGATAGAACAGGTAAATAATTTTTACTAACAGGATTTAGGTAAAAGTGAATACTCCTGTTTCTTGGGGGGCTTTTTCTGCCTCCCTGAAATATCCCATGTAGCCCTGTCGCTTGGTCTAGCAGTGTTTTCACACGTGTTTATGTCTTTAGGGTACCATCCGACCTCTAGTGGCGCTGTTAAGGGACACAGGGCACCATGGTTACTATGCTTTTATAACTGTTTGTAAACATGTTGActagacaaaaataaaataaaagctgcTCATGGGGGCTCAAGGCCAGAAGGGTTAAAATAGACAACTCTTAGATCAGGTTCATCTAAGACAAGTGCTGAAGCCGCCCTCCTGCTAGGATTTTTTTCAGGATTAAATAAATTCTCTGACCTGCTCTAAAAACAGCCCCCAGGGCATGTCCCTCTGTTTCCTGTCCCTACCCTTAACACGTTATTGTTCCCCCCCCTTCAATGACCTCACTGGCATAGAGAGGCACATCTATCCCAAACAACCGGTGACCCCAAATCATGCCCCGTGACAGCTTGCTTGTTCCCAGGTAGAGCCACCTTGGACTGCCTTTGTCCAGAGCCCCCTGCTGTTAAGCCAATCTCAACCCGCGgccatggggggcggggggcggggggaggcgggAAGGGCGGGGGctagaactgctccagagggtttccaaggctagaaaTCCTTGTCAAgcggaaagcccatctttctcctgcagagtggttggtgTGCTCAGCGGACCAACCTTCCGGTC
The sequence above is drawn from the Tenrec ecaudatus isolate mTenEca1 chromosome 18, mTenEca1.hap1, whole genome shotgun sequence genome and encodes:
- the CFAP20 gene encoding cilia- and flagella-associated protein 20, coding for MFKNTFQSGFLSILYSIGSKPLQIWDKKVRNGHIKRITDNDIQSLVLEIEGTNVSTTYITCPADPKKTLGIKLPFLVMIIKNLKKYFTFEVQVLDDKNVRRRFRASNYQSTTRVKPFICTMPMRLDDGWNQIQFNLSDFTRRAYGTNYIETLRVQIHANCRIRRVYFSDRLYSEDELPAEFKLYLPVQNKAKQ